The proteins below come from a single Polynucleobacter necessarius genomic window:
- the ilvA gene encoding threonine ammonia-lyase, biosynthetic yields MATNYLKKILSARVYGVARETELQLAPELTKRLGNQVLLKREDNQPVFSFKLRGAYNKITHLPPEALKLGVIAASAGNHAQGVALAAAKMKCKAVIVMPVTTPSIKIDAVKARGGSWVEIILHGESYSDAFNHSELLGKKRGLTFMHPFDDPDVIAGQGTIAHEIFTQCEKPVDAVFVAIGGGGLIAGIGEYIKAVTPKTKVIGVQASDSDAMNQSLKANKRIEMKDVGLFSDGTAVKLVGKETFRICKKVVDEIITVDTDEICAAINDVFTDTRSILEPAGALAIAGMKKYVEKKHIKKKTLVAVACGANMNFSRLRFVAERADVGEFREAVFAVTIPEERGSFKRFCELLVKRNVTEFNYRIGDQSEAHIFVGISTQKAGDSEAIAKHFRKAKFATIDLTHDELAKSHLRHMVGGHSALAKDELLYRFEFPERPGALMKFLTSMAPNWNISLFHYRNHGADYGRILVGIQVPKNEQKKFQSFLATLGYPHWDESNNPAYRLFLK; encoded by the coding sequence ATGGCAACGAACTATTTAAAGAAAATATTATCGGCGCGCGTCTATGGCGTCGCTAGAGAAACCGAACTCCAACTCGCCCCTGAGTTGACTAAGCGCTTGGGTAATCAGGTTTTACTGAAGCGTGAGGATAACCAGCCAGTCTTCTCCTTTAAGCTTCGGGGCGCCTACAACAAAATAACGCATTTACCCCCAGAAGCCCTGAAACTAGGGGTCATTGCTGCTTCTGCCGGTAACCATGCCCAAGGTGTCGCCCTGGCTGCCGCCAAAATGAAATGCAAAGCAGTTATTGTCATGCCAGTGACTACCCCCAGCATCAAGATTGACGCCGTAAAAGCCAGGGGAGGCTCTTGGGTTGAAATCATCCTGCATGGCGAGTCCTACAGCGACGCATTTAACCACTCTGAGTTATTGGGTAAAAAGAGGGGTTTGACGTTTATGCACCCCTTTGATGATCCCGATGTCATCGCCGGACAAGGAACCATCGCTCACGAAATTTTTACGCAATGCGAAAAGCCCGTCGATGCTGTATTTGTTGCAATTGGTGGTGGCGGATTGATTGCAGGGATTGGCGAATACATCAAAGCAGTCACCCCAAAAACGAAAGTGATCGGTGTTCAAGCTTCGGACTCAGATGCCATGAACCAATCACTCAAAGCGAATAAGCGCATAGAGATGAAAGATGTTGGCTTATTTTCTGATGGTACGGCTGTCAAATTGGTTGGCAAAGAAACATTTCGCATCTGCAAAAAAGTGGTTGATGAAATTATCACCGTCGACACAGATGAAATCTGCGCTGCAATCAATGATGTCTTTACCGATACCCGCAGCATCCTTGAACCCGCTGGAGCCCTTGCTATTGCAGGCATGAAGAAGTATGTCGAGAAAAAACACATTAAGAAAAAAACTCTCGTTGCCGTAGCTTGCGGAGCAAATATGAACTTCAGTCGCCTGCGTTTTGTCGCAGAGCGCGCCGATGTTGGTGAATTTCGTGAGGCCGTGTTTGCCGTCACAATTCCAGAAGAAAGGGGCTCATTCAAGCGCTTCTGTGAACTGCTTGTTAAGCGTAATGTTACGGAGTTCAACTATCGGATTGGCGATCAGAGTGAAGCGCACATCTTTGTTGGTATCAGCACACAAAAAGCCGGTGATAGCGAAGCCATTGCAAAACATTTTCGCAAGGCAAAATTTGCAACCATTGATCTCACACATGATGAGTTAGCAAAATCGCACTTACGCCATATGGTGGGCGGACACTCTGCCCTTGCTAAAGACGAACTACTCTACCGCTTCGAATTTCCGGAGCGTCCAGGCGCCTTGATGAAATTCCTCACCAGCATGGCACCGAACTGGAATATCAGCTTATTTCATTACCGCAATCATGGGGCTGACTACGGTCGTATTTTGGTAGGTATTCAAGTACCTAAAAACGAACAGAAGAAATTTCAAAGCTTTTTAGCGACACTAGGCTACCCACACTGGGATGAAAGTAATAATCCCGCCTATCGTCTATTTCTTAAATAA